A portion of the Methanomassiliicoccales archaeon genome contains these proteins:
- a CDS encoding peroxiredoxin — translation MKGLQEGDKAPAFKLLDQDGKEVDMAEHIAKKVLVIYFYPKDFTSGCTMEAHAFREMHEAFQKEGAEIFGISGDSVESHKKFAIEHELPFTLLSDPGNKVRDMFGAYGLAHVVGRVTYVVDKNGVIRMVFSSNIQPKDHVERSIEKVRELAKA, via the coding sequence ATGAAAGGACTTCAGGAAGGAGATAAGGCACCTGCGTTCAAACTGCTGGACCAGGACGGAAAGGAAGTCGACATGGCCGAGCACATCGCCAAGAAAGTGCTGGTAATATACTTCTATCCGAAGGATTTCACATCGGGATGCACGATGGAGGCCCACGCATTCAGGGAGATGCACGAGGCCTTCCAGAAGGAAGGTGCTGAGATATTCGGAATAAGCGGCGATTCGGTGGAATCGCATAAGAAGTTCGCCATCGAGCATGAACTGCCATTCACTCTGCTGTCGGATCCAGGCAACAAGGTCCGGGACATGTTTGGGGCCTATGGATTGGCGCATGTCGTAGGCAGGGTGACCTATGTGGTGGACAAGAACGGAGTGATAAGGATGGTCTTCTCTTCCAACATACAGCCCAAGGATCACGTTGAGAGGTCCATCGAGAAGGTCAGGGAGCTCGCTAAGGCGTAG
- a CDS encoding class I SAM-dependent methyltransferase, translated as MAPECYRMNPYDQAIEEYASKNTRDVDQVFRDLKEETYAKMSNPGMQVGEVEGTFLRFLVAMTRAKRVLEFGTFTGYSAMMMASALPDDGVLYTLDRDPEAVDIARKYFRRVPYGKKIRVVMGDARETVRDIHGPFDMAFIDADKEAYDLYYEAALEMLRPGGIIALDNMLWYGKVLDPPVDDKDALAIVAMNEKINGDKRVENVLLTVRDGIMLVRKLPTP; from the coding sequence ATGGCACCAGAGTGTTACCGCATGAATCCCTATGACCAAGCCATCGAGGAGTATGCCTCGAAGAACACCCGGGATGTTGACCAGGTGTTCCGTGACCTGAAGGAGGAGACATATGCCAAGATGTCCAACCCGGGAATGCAGGTCGGTGAGGTGGAGGGTACTTTCCTGAGATTCCTGGTGGCGATGACCAGGGCCAAACGGGTGCTCGAGTTCGGAACCTTCACTGGCTACTCAGCAATGATGATGGCGTCCGCCTTACCCGACGACGGTGTACTCTACACGCTGGACCGAGATCCCGAGGCGGTCGATATCGCCAGGAAATATTTCCGCCGAGTACCTTATGGAAAGAAGATCAGAGTGGTCATGGGCGATGCCCGGGAGACCGTGCGCGATATTCATGGTCCCTTCGATATGGCCTTCATCGATGCGGACAAAGAGGCCTATGACCTTTACTATGAGGCCGCTCTGGAGATGCTCCGACCGGGCGGCATCATCGCTCTCGACAACATGCTCTGGTACGGAAAAGTCCTAGACCCCCCTGTCGATGACAAGGACGCTCTCGCCATAGTCGCCATGAACGAGAAGATAAATGGCGATAAAAGGGTCGAGAACGTCCTCCTCACCGTGAGGGACGGGATCATGCTGGTCCGGAAGCTGCCTACGCCTTAG
- a CDS encoding deoxyribodipyrimidine photo-lyase: MTTKEIAEKRSVVLRKKPYSGGRVIYWMDRDQRAQDNWALIYAMKEANDKGVPLCVVFCLYQENLGATLRQYHFMVGGLRQLETRLGQSGIGFYLLEGLPGIELPAFLYRMRAGLLVTDFDPLRTSMDWKQRVVAALDIPVVEVDAHNIVPCREVSKRRVMSFASFREKVIPLLPEYLVDYPESVRPDLVWEMEQKPTDWDAALNNLHLDDGVKPLVWISPGEEEAGAALERFCRERMSEYPEGLVDPSKNAQSDLSPYLHFGQLSSQRAVLNVKATRAEESVKSLFIDQIVVKKEIADNFCLHTPIYDSVGALPEWARRTINGHRSDIREHLYSLQQLDQGLTHDPLWNAAQMELVKRGKIHGYLREYWANKIMEWTRSPEEAFSFAIHLNDRYSLDGRDPSGYTGIAMVIGGLYGRPWQSKEVLGKVRRMTYTGARLKFDIHAYEEKVKNL, translated from the coding sequence ATGACGACCAAGGAGATAGCCGAAAAGAGGTCGGTAGTATTACGCAAGAAGCCGTACTCCGGAGGCCGGGTCATCTATTGGATGGACCGGGACCAGCGCGCCCAGGACAATTGGGCGCTCATTTATGCCATGAAGGAGGCGAACGATAAAGGGGTTCCGCTTTGCGTTGTGTTCTGTCTTTATCAAGAGAATCTCGGGGCGACTCTGAGGCAGTATCATTTCATGGTCGGCGGTCTCCGACAATTGGAGACAAGGCTCGGACAATCCGGCATCGGATTCTACCTCCTGGAAGGTCTACCCGGGATCGAGCTTCCCGCCTTCCTGTATCGCATGAGAGCGGGGCTGCTGGTCACTGATTTCGACCCATTGAGGACCAGCATGGATTGGAAACAGAGAGTGGTGGCGGCCCTGGACATACCGGTGGTGGAGGTGGACGCCCACAATATCGTTCCATGCCGTGAGGTGTCGAAGCGTAGGGTCATGTCGTTCGCCAGTTTCCGAGAGAAGGTCATCCCCTTGCTCCCAGAATATCTGGTGGATTACCCAGAATCGGTTCGACCGGACCTGGTCTGGGAGATGGAACAGAAGCCGACCGATTGGGACGCGGCCTTGAACAACCTGCATCTGGACGATGGGGTCAAACCCCTTGTCTGGATATCTCCGGGAGAGGAAGAGGCCGGGGCCGCCTTGGAGAGATTCTGCCGAGAAAGGATGTCTGAATATCCTGAAGGATTGGTCGACCCCTCGAAGAACGCCCAATCTGACCTGTCACCTTACCTGCATTTCGGACAGCTTTCATCGCAGAGGGCAGTGCTGAACGTCAAGGCGACCAGAGCAGAGGAATCCGTCAAATCACTTTTCATCGATCAGATAGTGGTCAAGAAGGAGATCGCCGACAACTTCTGCCTCCACACCCCGATCTATGATTCGGTCGGAGCGCTGCCCGAATGGGCCAGGAGAACGATCAACGGCCACCGGTCTGACATCAGGGAACATCTCTATTCACTACAACAGCTTGACCAGGGGCTCACGCATGATCCGCTGTGGAACGCCGCCCAGATGGAGCTGGTCAAACGGGGAAAGATCCACGGCTATCTGAGAGAGTATTGGGCGAACAAGATCATGGAATGGACCAGAAGCCCGGAGGAGGCTTTCAGCTTCGCCATCCACCTCAACGACCGGTATTCGCTGGATGGCCGGGATCCGAGCGGCTATACCGGGATCGCGATGGTCATTGGCGGCCTGTACGGCCGTCCTTGGCAGTCGAAGGAAGTGCTCGGGAAGGTGAGAAGGATGACCTATACCGGGGCAAGGCTCAAGTTCGATATCCATGCATATGAGGAGAAGGTCAAGAATCTGTGA
- a CDS encoding helix-turn-helix domain-containing protein produces the protein MKFLDTSLRMHHDRTFCNFAGRYPEARMALWCLNANEMLYVSAKSPEQAERIVEEAQTALEVDHSFLDGASAVLTMSICSCNDPNSIDNVAHRCRCWLIPPVVFVGGWAHYRIFSPSRPDLRRFIDICSKDSEVEVISHHGRENLDLILDSGIVPVHLFDGISDRQLGVLATAFDSGLLDVPAKVEMDEVAKREGISRSTYGEHLRKSLHQMVKNSYPLLRSYQERSLQPRR, from the coding sequence ATGAAGTTCCTTGACACCTCTTTGAGAATGCATCATGACCGCACCTTCTGCAACTTCGCTGGACGGTATCCCGAGGCCAGAATGGCGCTTTGGTGCTTGAACGCGAATGAAATGCTCTACGTTTCAGCAAAGAGCCCAGAGCAGGCGGAGAGGATCGTCGAGGAGGCACAAACGGCCTTGGAAGTGGACCATTCGTTCCTGGATGGCGCCTCGGCAGTACTCACCATGAGCATATGTTCCTGCAACGACCCCAACTCGATCGATAATGTAGCGCATCGATGCCGATGTTGGCTCATTCCACCCGTCGTGTTCGTTGGGGGCTGGGCCCACTACCGGATATTCTCCCCTTCCCGGCCAGATCTGCGCCGGTTCATCGATATCTGCTCCAAGGACAGTGAGGTAGAGGTGATCTCCCACCATGGGCGGGAGAACTTGGACCTCATCCTGGACTCTGGTATCGTTCCCGTTCACCTGTTCGACGGCATCTCCGACCGCCAGCTCGGCGTCCTGGCCACAGCCTTTGACAGCGGACTATTGGATGTGCCGGCCAAGGTGGAGATGGACGAGGTTGCCAAAAGGGAAGGCATATCCCGTTCCACCTATGGCGAACATCTGAGAAAATCTCTGCACCAGATGGTCAAGAACTCCTATCCTCTGTTGAGATCGTATCAAGAGAGATCGCTTCAGCCACGTCGATAG
- a CDS encoding GNAT family N-acetyltransferase, translating into MDLVDSAYVDSENELSQVLAFLSESYGMFHSLRNWSLTRMGDWRYGGNSRFKEVDPDFFSRNLHVWREGARIVGLAVSERGDVMTLQVSPDRRDLEDRILTWIEDQWGRDKDRIVVSAFAHDVWRQNLLKRRGYHITGSRWFLRRYDTMLSPHASPLMDGFSLTDLGHSGDANGTIEVINKAFGKQSINQEWFESKRKAPGFLPSMLVQVLSPGGRCVSCTEARIDWKQNYAEIDPIATHPDYQRMGLAKACLAETFRRLAGMKVRDAYIGSDTEAAPSNRVYDAMLPIEKLEEFSWELAR; encoded by the coding sequence ATGGATCTGGTCGATTCAGCCTATGTGGATTCGGAGAACGAACTCTCCCAGGTATTGGCCTTCCTGAGCGAATCATATGGCATGTTCCACTCACTTCGGAACTGGTCGCTGACCCGGATGGGTGACTGGAGGTATGGAGGGAACTCTCGTTTCAAAGAGGTCGATCCTGATTTCTTTTCCAGGAACCTTCACGTATGGAGAGAGGGGGCTAGGATCGTCGGCTTGGCGGTCAGCGAGAGAGGAGATGTTATGACCCTGCAGGTGAGTCCTGACCGGCGAGACCTGGAGGACAGGATATTGACCTGGATCGAGGATCAGTGGGGTCGCGACAAGGACCGTATCGTCGTTTCCGCCTTCGCCCACGATGTCTGGAGACAGAACCTTCTGAAGAGGCGAGGATACCACATAACCGGCTCCCGATGGTTCCTGCGGAGGTACGACACGATGCTTTCGCCGCACGCATCTCCTCTGATGGATGGATTCTCTCTCACCGACCTCGGGCATTCCGGTGATGCCAATGGGACCATCGAGGTCATTAACAAGGCGTTCGGAAAGCAATCCATCAACCAGGAATGGTTCGAATCGAAGCGAAAGGCGCCCGGATTCCTGCCGAGCATGCTGGTGCAGGTTCTGTCCCCCGGGGGAAGATGCGTCTCATGCACTGAGGCGAGGATCGACTGGAAGCAGAACTATGCTGAGATCGACCCTATCGCCACCCATCCCGACTACCAGAGGATGGGCCTTGCCAAAGCCTGCCTTGCGGAGACCTTCAGACGTCTGGCGGGTATGAAGGTAAGGGACGCGTACATCGGTTCCGACACCGAGGCAGCACCTTCGAATCGAGTGTACGACGCCATGCTCCCGATCGAGAAGCTGGAGGAGTTCTCCTGGGAGCTGGCCCGATAA